From a single Coriobacteriaceae bacterium genomic region:
- the rpsE gene encoding 30S ribosomal protein S5 produces MARNQKQQREASEFEERVVYINRVSKTVKGGRRMSLVALVVVGDGKGNVGVGMGKSAEVPLAISKASLDAKKNMFHVPVTEQGTIPHEVLGHFGAGRIIIKPAVEGTGVIAGGAVRPLFELAGIKNVLSKSLGTDNGLNIIKAAVEGLKELSSPEDVAARRGLTVSEMFVGKEN; encoded by the coding sequence ATGGCTCGTAATCAGAAGCAGCAGCGCGAGGCCTCCGAGTTCGAGGAGCGCGTCGTTTACATCAACCGCGTGTCGAAGACCGTCAAGGGTGGTCGTCGCATGAGCCTCGTCGCTCTCGTCGTCGTTGGCGACGGCAAGGGCAACGTCGGCGTTGGCATGGGCAAGTCCGCTGAGGTGCCCCTGGCCATCTCCAAGGCGTCTCTCGATGCCAAGAAGAACATGTTCCACGTGCCGGTGACCGAGCAGGGCACCATCCCGCACGAGGTTCTCGGCCACTTTGGTGCCGGCCGCATCATCATCAAGCCCGCTGTCGAGGGTACCGGTGTTATCGCCGGCGGCGCTGTGCGTCCCCTCTTCGAGCTTGCTGGCATCAAGAACGTCCTGTCCAAGTCCCTCGGTACCGACAACGGCCTCAACATCATCAAGGCTGCCGTCGAGGGCCTCAAGGAGCTCTCCAGCCCTGAGGACGTCGCGGCTCGCCGTGGCCTGACGGTCTCCGAGATGTTCGTCGGTAAGGAGAACTAA
- the rpmD gene encoding 50S ribosomal protein L30: MADTIKIKQVRSTNGCKQDQVRTVRALGLHRIREVREIADNESVRGMIFKVKHLVEIVEE, from the coding sequence ATGGCTGACACCATCAAGATCAAGCAGGTCCGCAGCACCAATGGTTGCAAGCAGGACCAGGTCCGTACTGTCCGTGCCCTCGGTCTCCACAGGATCCGCGAGGTTCGCGAGATTGCTGACAACGAGTCCGTCCGCGGCATGATCTTCAAGGTCAAGCACCTTGTCGAGATTGTAGAGGAGTAG
- the rplO gene encoding 50S ribosomal protein L15 has product MQLHDLTPAPGSSKNRKRVGRGNSSGHGTTSGRGQKGQGSRSGGTKGAGFEGGQTPLAMRLPKLPGFRNPRRIEYTAVNVERLERKFEDGAVIDGAALKAARITKSEFEPVKVLGNGELTKKFTVKVDKVSASAQAKIEAAGGKVELPC; this is encoded by the coding sequence ATGCAGCTTCACGATCTTACTCCCGCGCCCGGTTCCTCCAAGAACCGCAAGCGCGTCGGCCGTGGCAATTCTTCGGGTCACGGCACCACTTCTGGCCGCGGCCAGAAGGGCCAGGGTTCCCGCTCTGGCGGCACCAAGGGTGCCGGCTTCGAGGGTGGCCAGACTCCGCTGGCTATGCGCCTGCCCAAGCTTCCGGGCTTCCGCAACCCCCGTCGTATCGAGTACACCGCCGTCAACGTCGAGCGTCTCGAGCGTAAGTTCGAGGACGGCGCTGTGATCGACGGTGCCGCTCTTAAGGCCGCTCGCATCACCAAGAGCGAGTTCGAGCCCGTCAAGGTGCTCGGCAATGGTGAGCTCACCAAGAAGTTCACGGTCAAGGTCGACAAGGTCAGCGCTTCTGCGCAGGCCAAGATCGAGGCCGCCGGCGGAAAGGTCGAGCTGCCGTGCTAA